In the Kribbella sp. NBC_00482 genome, one interval contains:
- a CDS encoding ABC transporter ATP-binding protein: MTTTDAEPTPVVPAIGEEILSVDGLVKHFPIRKGLLQRQVGAVQAVDGLTFNVTRGETLSLVGESGCGKTTTGRLLTRLLEPTSGKIVFEGRDISHLSEGRMRPLRRDVQMIFQDPYGSLNPRHTVGKIVGAPFRLQNVKTEHGTKRAVQELLELVGLSPEHYNRYPHEFSGGQRQRIGIARTLALRPKLIVADEPVSALDVSIQAQVVNLLEDLQEEFDLTYVMIAHDLSVVRHVSDRVAVMYLGKIVELADRVSLYEKPMHPYTVALLSAVPVPDTKRKGKQERIRLQGDVPSPINPPPACRFHTRCWKAQEICKTTEPPLVELAPGHQTACHFPENVEAPAAKAEPAS, from the coding sequence GTGACTACTACTGACGCCGAACCGACGCCCGTTGTCCCCGCGATCGGCGAGGAGATCCTGTCGGTCGACGGCCTCGTCAAGCACTTCCCGATCCGCAAGGGGCTGCTGCAGCGTCAGGTCGGCGCCGTCCAGGCGGTCGACGGCCTGACCTTCAACGTGACCCGCGGCGAGACGCTGTCGCTGGTGGGGGAGTCGGGCTGCGGCAAGACCACCACCGGCCGCTTGCTGACCCGGCTGCTGGAGCCGACGTCGGGCAAGATCGTGTTCGAGGGGCGGGACATCAGCCACCTCAGCGAGGGGCGGATGCGTCCGCTGCGTCGCGACGTACAGATGATCTTCCAGGACCCGTACGGTTCGCTGAACCCGCGGCACACGGTCGGCAAGATCGTCGGCGCGCCGTTCCGGCTGCAGAACGTGAAGACCGAGCACGGCACCAAGCGGGCCGTGCAGGAGCTTCTCGAGCTCGTCGGTCTGAGCCCGGAGCACTACAACCGGTACCCGCACGAGTTCTCCGGCGGTCAGCGGCAGCGCATCGGGATCGCGCGCACGCTGGCGCTCCGGCCGAAGCTGATCGTCGCCGACGAGCCGGTGTCCGCGCTGGACGTGTCGATCCAGGCCCAGGTCGTGAACCTGCTGGAGGACCTGCAGGAAGAGTTCGACCTGACGTACGTGATGATCGCGCACGACCTGTCCGTCGTACGGCATGTGTCGGACCGGGTCGCGGTCATGTACCTCGGCAAGATCGTCGAGCTGGCGGACCGCGTCAGCCTGTACGAGAAGCCGATGCACCCGTACACGGTCGCGCTGCTGTCCGCCGTACCGGTGCCGGACACGAAGCGGAAGGGCAAGCAGGAGCGGATCCGGCTGCAGGGCGACGTCCCCAGCCCGATCAACCCGCCGCCCGCGTGCCGCTTCCACACACGCTGCTGGAAGGCGCAGGAGATCTGTAAGACCACGGAGCCGCCGCTGGTCGAGCTCGCCCCGGGTCACCAGACTGCCTGCCACTTCCCGGAGAACGTGGAGGCGCCGGCCGCCAAGGCGGAGCCGGCGAGCTGA